One segment of Trachemys scripta elegans isolate TJP31775 chromosome 1, CAS_Tse_1.0, whole genome shotgun sequence DNA contains the following:
- the ASCL1 gene encoding achaete-scute homolog 1, whose translation MASASPAKMDSSASQFLQPACFFAAAQSVPPPPPPLSPAAGQPSPGSKAAAPKPVKRQRSSSPELMRCKRRLNFSGFGYSLPQQQPAAVARRNERERNRVKLVNLGFATLREHVPNGAANKKMSKVETLRSAVEYIRALQQLLDEHDAVSAAFQAGVLSPTISPSYSHDMNSMAGSPVSSYSSDEGSYDPLSPEEQELLDFTNWF comes from the coding sequence ATGGCCAGCGCCAGCCCTGCCAAGATGGACAGCAGCGCCAGCCAGTTCCTGCAGCCCGCCTGCTTCTTCGCCGCCGCCCAGAGcgtgccgccgccgccgccgccgctgagCCCGGCCGCCGGCCAGCCCTCGCCGGGCAGCAAGGCGGCGGCGCCAAAGCCCGTCAAGCGGCAGCGCTCGTCCTCCCCGGAGCTGATGCGCTGCAAGAGGCGGCTCAACTTCAGCGGCTTCGGCTACAGCCTCCCGCAGCAGCAGCCGGCGGCCGTGGCGCGGCGGAACGAGCGGGAGAGGAACCGGGTGAAGCTGGTGAACCTGGGCTTCGCCACCCTCAGGGAGCACGTCCCCAACGGGGCGGCCAACAAGAAGATGAGCAAAGTGGAGACGCTGCGCTCGGCCGTCGAGTACAtccgagccctgcagcagctgctggacgAGCACGACGCCGTCAGCGCCGCTTTCCAGGCCGGGGTGCTGTCCCCCACCATCTCCCCCAGCTACTCCCACGACATGAACTCCATGGCGGGCTCCCCCGTCTCCTCCTATTCCTCCGACGAAGGGTCCTACGACCCGCTGAGCCCCGAAGAGCAGGAGCTCCTGGATTTCACCAACTGGTTCTGA